Proteins encoded within one genomic window of Pygocentrus nattereri isolate fPygNat1 chromosome 11, fPygNat1.pri, whole genome shotgun sequence:
- the cntn1b gene encoding contactin 1b yields MGGGITMAAPVVLLSILSSLLLPADAIKPRFFEPRIFDKEATGFGPIFEEEPLDTVYAEDSPEAKISMNCRVRANPPAAIKWWHNNWEIKLMEQPDEHYSLVGGNLVITNPEKSKHAGKYVCVAKNVYGTTISKEATVKFGYLDQFPTDEREAVYVKEGQGAVLLCAPPSRYPTEVMYRWIYNDFPNFIIPDQRRFVSQTTGNLYIAKVEASDVGNYSCFVSSPTIGKSVFSTPIPLVPQIEKEVKRYPADIRVRFPKTYALVGQNVTLECFALGNPLPHIRWRKLDADLPPNYEVSMNGALLHLINVQYEDEGSYECEALNVRGMDWYRQWLYVEGAPEWAEHINDTEKDVGSELTLSCTAVGKPLPWIRWLKDGYSYGKGELKFSSLTFEDSGMYQCIAENTWGTIYANAELRVVSCAPTFIYNPVKKTLLGAENGRVVIECKPRAAPKPRFIWKRGSELFSNSSRMFIWDDGSLEILNATKSDEGLYTCYAENDRGKANSTGTLSITEATKITVPPSDVEVTVGETTVLQCSASYDPSLDITFIWTVDSYIINFATDFDHYEQMMGRENSGDLLIKNIQIAHAGEYICTAQTIVDNTTASANVIVRGRPGPPGGVRVEEIRDTSVKLVWSLGSDHGSLLAQHVVQTRDFFALDPEDWKTAVTSPVFLDGKAEVTEVVDLYPWMEYEFRVYAINELGAGESSLPSIKIKTWDAIPTMSPTDVDGFVGLNGELIVTWTPMKPQYFFGKKFGYVVAFKPHEDFDWKWSTIADPEARRFVYRDTIIPNTEIQVKVKGYNSKGEGPYSLTKVVFSSESAPTEAPLDVYARQVTSTEALVWWLPVYQVPPHWVDGYQIRYWRKYDDNEAAASRVLVHSSVNQTRLENMRPDSHYLIEVRAYNGAGLGPPSEHCEMFTRRPPPSRRLRVYKYVSFTRKWLYIYWDHIYNYWNESYVEGYKILFRKEGERYGKLYTTGRHYIDFPMPETGDYVIEIRARCEGGDGPISQILVQGRAALGSQSLGAVSLLLLVLAWMNLGL; encoded by the exons GTGGTGGCATAACAACTGGGAGATTAAACTGATGGAGCAGCCAGATGAGCACTATAGTTTAGTGGGTGGAAACCTGGTCATCACGAACCCAGAAAAGAGCAAGCATGCTGggaaatatgtgtgtgtggccaAGAATGTTTATGGCACCACCATCAGCAAAGAGGCTACTGTCAAGTTTGGGT ATCTGGACCAGTTTCCTACTGATGAGAGAGAGGCTGTGTATGTTAAAGAAGGACAGGGGGCCGTCCTCTTGTGTGCTCCGCCCTCTCGCTATCCAA CTGAGGTGATGTACAGATGGATCTATAATGATTTCCCCAATTTCATTATCCCTGATCAGAGACGCTTTGTGTCTCAGACAACTGGGAACCTCTATATTGCTAAAGTGGAGGCTTCTGATGTCGGCAACTACTCCTGCTTCGTGTCCAGCCCCACCATCGGCAAGAGTGTCTTCAGCACCCCTATCCCACTAGTGCCACAGATAGAGA AGGAAGTGAAGCGATATCCTGCCGATATCCGAGTCAGATTTCCGAAGACGTACGCTTTGGTGGGGCAAAATGTGACACTGGAGTGCTTTGCCTTGGGAAA TCCTCTCCCACACATCCGCTGGAGGAAACTGGATGCTGACCTGCCGCCCAACTATGAGGTGAGCATGAACGGGGCGCTGCTGCACCTCATCAACGTGCAGTACGAGGACGAGGGCAGCTACGAGTGTGAGGCCCTCAACGTCAGAGGCATGGACTGGTACCGGCAGTGGCTCTACGTGGAGG GTGCTCCAGAGTGGGCGGAGCATATTAACGACACCGAGAAGGATGTCGGCAGTGAGCTTACTCTGTCCTGCACTGCTGTGGGAAAGCCGCTACCGTGGATACGCTGGTTGAAGGATGGCTACTCT TATGGCAAAGGAGAGCTGAAGTTCTCCAGTCTCACGTTTGAAGATTCAGGCATGTATCAGTGCATTGCTGAGAACACCTGGGGAACCATCTATGCCAATGCAGAGCTGCGGGTGGTCT CTTGTGCTCCCACATTCATATACAACCCAGTGAAGAAGACACTGTTGGGTGCTGAAAACGGCCGTGTGGTTATCGAGTGTAAACCCAGAGCGGCTCCGAAGCCCAGGTTTATCTGGAAACGTGGCTCGGAACTGTTCTCCAACTCTTCCCG TATGTTTATCTGGGATGATGGGAGTCTTGAGATACTGAACGCGACAAAGAGCGATGAGGGCTTGTATACGTGTTATGCTGAGAATGACCGCGGCAAGGCCAACAGCACAGGCACCCTCAGCATCACCG AGGCTACTAAGATCACAGTACCCCCCTCAGATGTGGAGGTAACAGTGGGAGAGACTACTGTCCTTCAGTGCTCTGCCTCATATGACCCCAGCCTAGACATCACCTTCATCTGGACAGTGGACTCTTACATCATCAACTTTGCCACCGACTTTGATCACTATGAGCAGATGATG GGTCGGGAGAACAGCGGAGACCTGCTGATTAAAAACATTCAGATCGCACATGCAGGGGAGTATATCTGCACGGCCCAGACCATCGTTGACAATACCACTGCATCTGCTAATGTTATTGTCAGAG GTCGGCCAGGTCCTCCAGGTGGCGTGAGAGTGGAGGAGATCAGAGACACGTCAGTGAAGCTCGTATGGAGTTTGGGCTCAGACCACGGCAGCCTCCTCGCTCAACATGTCGTACAGACCCGAGACTTCTTTGCTCTTGACCCAGAAGATTGGAAGACTGCAGTCACCT CTCCTGTTTTCTTGGATGGGAAAGCTGAGGTGACAGAGGTGGTTGATCTGTATCCCTGGATGGAATATGAATTTCGTGTGTATGCCATCAATGAGCTGGGAGCAGGAGAGAGCAGCCTGCCCTCCATTAAAATCAAAACCTGGGATGCTA TTCCTACCATGTCTCCCACTGATGTCGATGGCTTTGTGGGCCTGAATGGGGAGCTCATCGTCACCTGGACT CCCATGAAGCCTCAGTACTTCTTTGGTAAGAAGTTTGGCTATGTAGTGGCATTTAAGCCCCATGAGGACTTTGACTGGAAGTGGTCGACTATAGCCGATCCGGAGGCCAGACGCTTTGTTTACAGGGACACCATCATCCCCAACACTGAGATCCAGGTCAAAGTGAAAGGCTACAACAGCAAAGGAGAGGGGCCATACAGCTTGACCAAAGTAGTGTTCTCCTCTGAAAGTG CACCCACTGAAGCACCGCTGGATGTCTACGCCCGCCAGGTCACCTCTACAGAGGCTCTTGTGTGGTGGCTGCCTGTCTACCAGGTTCCTCCTCACTGGGTGGATGGCTACCAG ATTCGCTATTGGAGGAAGTATGATGACAACGAAGCGGCTGCCTCTCGTGTTCTGGTGCACAGTTCGGTTAACCAGACTCGCCTGGAGAACATGCGGCCGGACTCACACTACCTTATAGAGGTACGGGCCTACAATGGAGCCGGACTTGGGCCACCCAGTGAGCACTGTGAGATGTTCACCAGGAGACCAC CTCCAAGTCGTCGTCTGAGGGTGTACAAGTATGTCAGCTTTACACGCAAATGGCTCTATATCTACTGGGATCACATCTACAATTACTGGAATGAGTCTTATGTAGAGGGTTACAAG ATCTTGTTTAGGAAGGAAGGGGAGCGCTATGGGAAACTGTACACCACCGGCAGGCACTACATCGACTTCCCCATGCCTGAGACGGGCGACTACGTGATTGAAATAAGGGCTCGCTGCGAGGGAGGAGACGGCCCTATATCACAGATACTAGTGCAAG GTCGAGCTGCACTGGGCTCTCAATCTCTTGGTGCTgtctcactgctgctgctggtgttaGCCTGGATGAACCTTGGTCTGTAG